Genomic segment of Malus domestica chromosome 15, GDT2T_hap1:
CAGATGCTTTGAAGGTTTTACAATTACTCTCGTGCTTTTGCTCAACTGTTCTGTTGAATGATGTAGTATAATTGGATTGGTTTCTGCCTTTTAGAATCCAACAGGTGATGAAGCGTACAACGATAATGGATTAGTGCCTCGAACAATACGGTTGCTCAAAGACAAATACCCTGATCTTGTAAGTTTACATAGTTCGTTGAGTCTTTTAAATCAAGTTGGCCTTATGTATTGACGTGTTCTCATGTGTGGAAGAATGTCATGTTGTTTATTGTTGTGTGCGTCAGGTTATATACACAGATGTTGCTTTAGATCCATATTCCTCTGATGGGCATGACGGTATTGTCAGAGAAGATGGTAAGTCACATATGCCATGACTCATGAGGACTGATCTTTCTAGAAGAGGTATATATTTCGTTCATACATGCATTTTGTTATTGATTACAAAGcttattttttatgttgtagGAGTTATTCTGAATGATGAGACGGTACATCAATTATGTAAGCAAGCTGTTTCCCAGGTAACTGTGGCAGATTAAGTCCTATATATGTAATTTCTCAGTTGTGAATTATGTTGAATTGAGATATGTCAGTAACCTACTGTTTAACGTGTTTACGTCTTATCAATAGGCCCGAGCTGGAGCAGATGTTGTGAGTCCCAGTGACATGATGGATGGTCGTGTGGGAGCTATTCGAACTGCTCTTGATGCTGAAGGTTTTCAGCATGTTTCTATCATGTCTTATACAGCAAAGTAATTCGACTTGTCATTACAATATTTCTTTTGTTGATCATTTAAggaaatttcattattttttaagaaCACATGTCATGCACTTTTAACCATTTCTTACATGAACTTTCTGGAGTTGCACTTGCTGAGATTTATACTTGCATTGAAGAATGTCCTTATCTTTCAAACAGGTATGCAAGTTCATTTTACGGTCCATTTCGGGAAGCATTGGACTCGAATCCACGTTTTGGTGACAAGAAAACGTATGTAGTTCATTGGAGTCAAACCTTATGCTAGTTTCAAATATAATTTAGCTATTGCTGACTTGACATATAAAATGtggtttgaaaaacaaaagttatCAGATGAACCCCGCAAATTATAGAGAGGCTATGGTTGAGGCAAATGAAGACGAGTCTGAAGGAGCCGATATCCTTTTGGTTAGTGTTGCTTGCTTTAAATATTTTTCCATAGCTACCTAATGGGAGCTAGTTCTAAAACTATGAAATCGTTCACAGGTGAAGCCTGCTCTACCATATTTAGATATCGTAAGATTACTCCGCGATAACTCCCCTCTGCCTATAGCTGCATATCAGGTGAGTCTTGTCATAAATGATCTCCTTTATTCCTTTGTGCCTTTCCTAACAGGAAGTTTGTTCTTGCTTTATTCCATTTCAAGCTTCAAAAACACAATTTACGCTTCTTGAATTGATACCTATGCGAGTCCTGGAAACATGTCTTGTTTATTTGAAGCTAGACGATAGAATAGTTGTAGTGAGTATTTAAAATGTTATTGTTTCCTATATTGTGTACTGATTGATTAACTAGAATCTCCTTTCCTGGCCCGTGTCTGTAAAATTGTTCTTATTTTATGTAAAATCATCAATGCAGGTTTCTGGTGAGTATTCAATGATCAAGGCTGGTGGAGTTCTGAAAATGATTGACGAAGAAAAGGTTATGATGGAATCGCTCATGTGTCTCAGAAGGGCCGGTGCTGATGTAATCCTCACATATTTTGCCCTGCAAGCTGCCAGAACTTTATGCGGTGAGAAGAGGTGAGACTTGTAATCTAGGAGATTGTTTATCGAGGAAAACCATGCAAGATTTCTGGAGCTTGCATTGTAAGTCGTAGAATGAAGTTCGTTTGTAAAAGAATGTGATTGACAGAGTTTGTTGTTCAGACAAGAAATAAGTAATAGTAGCTTCAAACTTTGGGTGTTTTATACCTTGTTCATTGTCTCAAAGTTTAATGTGCGCCACCGATATCATTACTCTTTTAGGGTAtggtgaaaaagaaacaaaatgaaatatTCTTTTAATTGGTACAATGATAGTATCTACATTAAAGGATGAAAGAGTGGGCCACAATGGGTTTgatagagcaagtccacccctaaaaaaatgtgaCAGCAATCAGCCCATTTAATCCACTCTAGTGAACAGCGATAgacccaatgaacagtaattgacCAAaaacatctccacccctaaaaaatacGTTGGCACAAATGATTTCCACCTctacaaaatgcgctggcatctaacccatttaaaatattattagtttttttataaaataataaattaaaaaatgtagttttaatttcggatagaaATTTTAACCAATTTTGTCATGCCACATGTTATGATCCGAAAGTACTATTTTGTTGATAGATgtccgataagattttcaaccaatcccgacgTGTTACGTGTCACTATTTGTTTataataatttagccaagatttcgataaaatTTTCTACCAATCTTGTCACATCACGTGTCATTTTCCGAACGTACTATTTGATGGATAGATTTCTAATAAGATTTTCAACTAATCCTGAcgcaccacgtgtcactatctgtttactaatttagccaagatttcgataagattttcaatcaATCACGTAGTGCCACGTGTCATTGTCTAGAAcattatcctttctttttttgtccatataaacccttcATCCCTGCATCCATTTTCATTCACACACCAAACTCAATCCTTATTTTTTAGCTCCGAatccttcttcatttttttaaatcttgagttcttacaatgtcttcgtCAAGGAGATTGTATGATCAACAGAAAAAAGTGTtggcacaacaagaagaattgttcaatctcgaggaaggtggtgatgtgagaattacttgacacacaaattaaaccctctttttgacaattgtagtatagatgtaagtagggtatcgttctaggccggggattaggagggattgctaatctattctaaattaatttaaaaatattaaacaagactcaaggacacaaaactaggctaaaaactctaataactcgaaacacacttagaatgactcaaaataatgaaaacaatcaaattagacactaggaactgcaatggacgaaaattgaattaaaagactaacaacaatgaaaactaactaaataatataatttaataatgggggggtttggttttgacgagaagtaaattaaacttaaataaattaccgaattgacaaaagcatgaaattaaggtgaaaggataggtgacggactagctagagggttcttctccacacatgacacatatgcaacctaaattgattttcagttgttctttcaataaattgtaaatcacaatacttcagattaaccgtgaacagcacttttttaatcttcaagttttccttaagttattgggttggatgattgcatacaacaacccaaaacattccctacacgttccctacatgaattgcataatagagatacaagcaagaatcattaagttctatgaaaaacataagcattgacgaggcactcgttactatgatttgcatgaaacttatgccaagaatttacttaacgtgattgtgactagcaaccttcactacttgtgaatataagttcataacgattaggtgaaattcacttatattctagcatcaaattcatgcatgtaaattaagtatgcattcttaatcgacatacaaaaataagttatcaatcaagcagttaagcaaattaaatcacaactcagaaatcacaactgaaggtaatcaattcatattacaaatatattcatggctttgaattaacctctagccaaaataaatttagttacacattattaaaaacagaaataaaatataaatttagaaagatttaaccgagaatAGATGATCTGCTGCGTTCGTGCCCACGCTGCCATTGCTGCTCCCCGCGCCAGTCTCTCCCCGCGTCAcagtcttcttctttttttctgctTTGCCCAAGGGCAGCTTTCCTTTCCTGCCCACAGTCTCTGCACCTCTTCCCCTTGCTTGCGTCTGTCtctcgctgccaaaggcagcaccTATTCTATCTCTCTCTACTGACTACTCTCCTGCTCACCTCCCTCACGCTTCTTTTATTCTCTTATTCCTTTCTGGTCCGTCTCTGACTCCCtccagctgccaaagcagctccttttccttctcaattATGCCGTGTCCCTGACCTCCCACTTCTCTctattctttattatttttcttttctccacTTCTTGCGCACTACCGTGTGGACTCCTCAATTTTTGCtgctttttctattttattttctttttcttcccggCTGCCAAAGCAGCCTACCTCCCCTTTGGAATCTTTGCACGCTTTGGCAATTGGATGGTGGTTGCAATGGGGTTGTTAATATGACATTATCAGCATGTGAAGCCAAAGTTATGATTGGAAACATGTGGGAAAAGTCGACGATAATCATATGGGGAAGATGATTAATTCCTGACTGACTCGGCAGCTTCACGTCCCATGAGGCATATAAATTTATTGGGAAGAACTCTTACCATTCTGAAATTGTAATAATAACTTGTTTATAAAATGTACATTAGTATTATCATGTGACAATAAAAGGTAaatttgcataacagatcctataaacacaaaaataacgtaaatagctcaaaaatataaggaactaactaagaaaagacgagtgaattcgaagaaaaaatatatataaatatgatccgatcaggtggagatgaggctttcgcaatggaagaggatgaggatgatgaacATAGAAGGCTTcaggcctcacattcccgttgTGTCATGGAAGTTGTGGGTCAAATAGCCAAACCCAGATATGCTGCAAATTtcgatagaaaaagggaaagacgaggtaaagatctcttggaagattattttattcccaacaACGTATTCCCTAATCATATttttagacgtcgttttagaatgcaacgaagttTGGTCAAAAAAACCATGAgtgctatttgcaaccatgatccatactttgtGCATAAAGAGGATGCTTTTCATGTTCCAGGTCTTATTCCTAAGCAAAAAATTACGGTTGCCTTGCAAATGCTttcatatggagcatctgcagatcaagtggatgaAATCGCGATGATGGGAAAAACAACTGTTCTGGAGTTCCTGATGCGGTTTTGCTCTGCAATTGAAGCCTTCTACACCAATGAGTACCTCCAAAAACCCATGCCAAAGGACATGCGAAGGCTTctgaggaagggtgagatgcgaggcttcCCTGACATGATTAGAAGCATCGGCTAcatgcactggacttggaaaaactgtccaagtgcgtggCAAAGAGCTTATGGCGACAGAAAAAGAgccaaaagtatcattttggaagcggtggcttcatttgatacatgaatTTGGCATGCTTTTTATGGTGTTCTAGGAGCTCAGAATGACCTAAATGTCCTTACCCAATCTCCAATGTTCAACGAATTACTGCAAGGAAAAGCGCTGAGATGCACATATTGGGTTAATGGTCATAAATACGACGGAGCATACTACCTTGCAGAcgacatttacccaaggtggacaACATTTGTTAAAAGAGTGCCACATCCAcagagtgaaaaagaaaaacactttgcaaaatgtcaagaggggtataggaaggatgtggagcattGTTTTGGTACCTTGCAAGCTCATTGGGCGATTGTCAGGGTTGCTGCttgaatgtttgatgtcgaggctcttcgatccatcatgatgacgtgtattattctccacaacatgattgtggaagatgagtatgattatgatgtcaTCGATGAATACGAGCCACACAtgatgaacaactcaagaacacgtatctaCTATGCTCATGACCAGACCGAAGACCCTGTGCAACACGAGCCGTTGGAATAGGATGGACATTACAATCAATTGATCGTTGAGTGGTACACTTCAGTGCAAGAGCCACACTAGCACATAAGCCGCCAAAgtgacttgattgagcaccagtgGTGATTGCAACAAGGtgaagataattaaaatgagCTTGTGGtggaagaataaagtgtattttttttaagtttatgtaattttatttagtgtgttttttttaagtttatttggtgagtttatgaaatcttatttgatgtgtttaaataaagtataaataataaatttgaaattacaAGTActcaaaataaataagaaattatacaaagtactaaaaataaataagaaattacataaagtactaccaataaataagaaattacataaagtactaccaataaaaatgaaattacataaagtactgcaaataaataagaaattacacaaagtaataaaaataaataagaaattaaataaagtactacaaataaataagaaattaaataaagtactacaaataaataagaaattatacAAAGTCTGAGGAGCTAGGATATGTGGTACTAGGATATCTTCATTGCTATGATCTGTGTAGCTAGAACCCCCTCGACTTGATTTCTCATCTCTTGCACGTCTCATTCGCACCACTTCATTTTTTTCcgatgtccaaaaatatttagaattcagAGACATCCCTATTATAGACTTATTCATAGTGTCACGATCTGCTTGAGCCgtcatttcttctctaagcatttGATTTTCTCGATTAAGTATTTCTCTTTGTCTATCATTAGCTGCATCATGTCTCTCAGTAGCTGCTAAGATTGCTGCCATAGTTGTAGCTTTTGCCTCATCTCTAGCTACTTCCCGTGCCATGTTCAATTCACAATGACGAGCAAGTTCgtccatatatttagtgtagtcattttttgaagaactaccttttttcttttatgccTTTTTACCTTGAGGCTTGAGGGACTGACTAGTCGGCTGGGTCTCTGGCACTTCTTCAGGCGTCATTTCCGTCTCTTCAAATGTGCCGCCTTTTTTTAGGCCGTGTCTGCTTCTGGCGAACTGTGTAGACCCATGCCATGCATGACAACATCCGGACCGGTTGTCACAATTCTGTATCTggggcaatctttgacaatttgccaacattcccatttgttgaatgatttgttgtGGTTCTTCACATTGTAGAATGTTTATgcttgtagtgtctataaaTGTGAGATAAGATAGTATTATAAAATGCGAGTgtaatacaaaaaaataaattaaaatattgatgcgggtggaatacatataaataaataaaaatattgtcacctgatccgctaaacttgtcccactacgcAGATTATTGGAAGCATGAGAGATAGCGTTCttccaacaagtaaaggatacattgagttttttccaacgaccttgaagaccttgactactTCTGGCGCCTTTTCCATGTACATTGCAAAACGCTTccgtaattttactccacatttctcgcttatctatctcattacccgtaacaTTACGGAAGTGTTTTGCAATGtaccttgaagaccttgaacccagcattcacacaacgtaacatcttcaatgagcttccacgtagtcatttttttccacaaaaaaaaatatatgaaaggtTTGGTTGaaagtgttgaaaatattgaaatgtggtgtaaggtggaaggtgatggttaggtatttatagaaaaaattaatataatttttaaaattttttctgtatttttttttttaaaaattaataattttttattaacttaattaatctggaccattggatttgaaaaaagattaaaatccaacagcccagatgttgacacgtggaCCAACGGTCATATTTATGACcgttgtactttttttttttaataatttaccGTTGATCTATGGATCGGACAACCCATATCACGCCACGTCATTACCCGTTgaattttaaatacaaattttttttatcgttGGAAATTCAATGGTCtagaaaactagccgttggaaatccaatggcCCATAACGAGCCACATGGCCCTTCATGGGCGCAAATTGGTAAGCTGCAATAGGGGGCCCCACACGCATTTTTCTGTCGGGGATGCACCCCCACTCGAGCGTGTAACACAAGCGTCGcacgcaaaaaaaaaataatggtcTTTGACGTTTGGCTGACGTAAGCCTAACGTCAGATGGCCCAGCTCTTGGGTCTATCGATTATGGGCCGACCTATTGTCTGGCTAGGGCTGGGTGCTAGTCTATTAGGCTGGGGTGGGGCAAAAAAAAGGCATACTGGTCCATTTTTTGAGCTGGGTGGCAGTTTAAAAAGCCCCTGGTGGAATTGCTCATAATAATACGGTTCAACTTtacctttgacgagaatcgaacttaaaacctctcacttataatgAAGTAAACCGCAGTACTAAGTGGCACTTTTAGTTTTattaccaaattaggttgctcatTATGTGGCTTAGCTAAACTTCATcttcccttagtgtaaaaatatcgatgtactaaaaaaaaaaaaaaacctatagtctagaaagaaaaagaaaaagtgcaAGGGAGAAACACGGAGTGCAAAAATTACTGGTAGACTTTGGTAAGTAGTTCGGGCATGTTTACTTGGTATGAGAATAAAAATGAATGAGTATCGGATAAACATACTCTGTATTTATCCTATACCTTCATTTTCAGGTATGCGGTATCTAAAATCAATGAGATTCGcctagtttttcatttttttggttgTTAATAAACTCATGAATAGAAATAACTCATTTCTTGTCAATCCATTTTTTATAAGTAAACATGCTCTCCTTACATTTGTGGACATTTTAGTCATTTGAACCGTTGGTTGTTTGAGTAACACTCATTACACTGGTGAGAAGTGACATTGGATCAACTTTGTGGTAGTCAAGTGCTAGTGGGGTTTGGTATAATAAAAAGATGATTTAACTGGAAGAATGATGACTTTATAATAATATGGAGATTGGCAAAcctaaacataaaaattaaaaatattacaacTTACAAACAACTTTTTAATACGCAGAAAATGCTGCTGCTTCTACTAGATGATACCTTTACACCGAAGAAAAGAGGGACAAATCTTACCCTGTAATTAGTCCCCCGATCCTAATTAATTAAGCACCCAAAATTTAAAGAGCACATCATCCTTGATTCCTTGTGTCCATCTGAGACAGCATCATTACCAATAATGTTTGACCTAACTGCTGGGTTTATTTAAAATAACCCGTCTGTGGTCACCCGCGACCGCTCGTTGAGGTACCTTTCTGCAATTGTGGCATGAGTTGCAGCCCCAATTGGCAAAACATCTTCGTCGATGAAAAAATAAGGAGAGTGGCCCGTGTGTGTGGACCCCAAGGTCTCGTTCCTGATCCCGATGTAGAAGAAGCCAGCAGGGATGACCTCCGAGTAGAACGAGAAGTCCTCCGCCCCCATCATGGGTGGCACCACCCTGAAGTTGGTGGGGCCCAGCAAATCGATGGCCACTTTGCTCACATGCTCATGCATTTTCTCATCGTTCACTGTTGGAGGGTAGATGGTGTTCTGGTTTTCGAAGAAGTCCACTGTTGCTGAGCATCTGTAAACACTTGCTTGCTCCACAATTACCTGCTTGCCAAAAATGCAGATTAACTGCGTCAACTTAGGATGGCAATGATTAACGTTATATAAAAGAAAGTATCTACCAAATAGAATTAAAGGACCTACTTAGATTGCGTTTACTAACGTACAAGAGTTTCATGCAATTGAAACATCGTGATTGTGATATTTCAAGTTCGTTCTACATTTTCATATGAGACAGTTAAACATATGATATTACGTGATAGAATCGAGATCCCACCACTATGACATCTTAAGTGTAAGTAAGTTTATTTCTTATGTAAGTATATAAAAGCTGGAGATGAATCGTCATATCACGATTATCCTTCTAATTTTTATAAGATAAATATAAATACTTTCATGTCACGGGTTTAATGCACACTTGTCCTTTATCTCTATTGTTCCGTGAGTGCAGCACGTCCGCGTGGAGAGGGAGAAATAGGTCACGGGTTATTTTCCTAGAACCAAAGGTGGAGAAgatataaaaaattacaaacctCTTCAATTCTTTGAAGAATTCTGTAGAAGTTTGTGTTGGAGAAAGCCCTGAAAGTACCACCAAGTACCACAGT
This window contains:
- the LOC114821391 gene encoding uncharacterized protein, translated to MEEDEDDEHRRLQASHSRCVMEVVGQIAKPRYAANFDRKRERRGLIPKQKITVALQMLSYGASADQVDEIAMMGKTTVLEFLMRFCSAIEAFYTNEYLQKPMPKDMRRLLRKGEMRGFPDMIRSIGYMHWTWKNCPRAQNDLNVLTQSPMFNELLQGKALRCTYWVNGHKYDGAYYLADDIYPRWTTFVKRVPHPQSEKEKHFAKCQEGYRKDVEHCFGTLQAHWAIVRVAA
- the LOC103445227 gene encoding delta-aminolevulinic acid dehydratase, chloroplastic-like encodes the protein MASTIVNVGPILGLDYVALRPAKPLKLNSGRIQIKTTRPQRLFSIRASDGDGSIGKTRLSDAECEAAVVAGNPPQAPPAPPKPAAPAGTPVVSSLPISRRPRRNRRSPSLRAAFQETSLSPANFVYPLFIHEGQDDAPIGAMPGCYRLGWRHGLVEEVAKARDVGVNSIVLFPKVPDALKNPTGDEAYNDNGLVPRTIRLLKDKYPDLVIYTDVALDPYSSDGHDGIVREDGVILNDETVHQLCKQAVSQARAGADVVSPSDMMDGRVGAIRTALDAEGFQHVSIMSYTAKYASSFYGPFREALDSNPRFGDKKTYQMNPANYREAMVEANEDESEGADILLVKPALPYLDIVRLLRDNSPLPIAAYQVSGEYSMIKAGGVLKMIDEEKVMMESLMCLRRAGADVILTYFALQAARTLCGEKR